A genome region from Chelonia mydas isolate rCheMyd1 chromosome 24, rCheMyd1.pri.v2, whole genome shotgun sequence includes the following:
- the LOC122463741 gene encoding melanoma-associated antigen E1-like yields MRASLAVCILAALLATGACLQCEVCDGPGTNCTGDLEACAAGEDICGIARTEVTWAGRKTQTILKGCVTSSQCRYSPVSVNFGNGMEITMSFTCCMGDACRTSAVTGHPSWTGSAASGTMDPPLEPGAPNATDAPPGPWAPKATDVPPGTGAPNATDVPLGTGAPNATDVPLGTGAPNATDVPPGTGAPNATDVPPGTGAPNATDVPPGTGAPNAMDVPPGTGAPNATDVPPGTGAPNATDVPLGTGAPNATDVPPGTGAPNATDVPPGRGAPNATDAPPGTGAPNATDVPPGTGAPNATDVTPGTGAPNATDVPLGTGAPNATDVPPGTGAPNATDVTPGPGAPNATSLAPAATTSRAAGMTSTTTTSGAAGTAPGPAGFLLPAFAGLLLLKLLS; encoded by the exons ATGAGGGCTTCTCTTGCCGTCTGCATCCTCGCTGCTCTCCTGGCGACGG GGGCCTGTCTGCAGTGTGAGGTTTGCGATGGACCAGGAACCAACTGCACGGGCGACCTGGAGGCCTGCGCCGCTGGGGAAGACATTTGTGGCATCGCTCGGACAGAAGTGACATGGG CGGGAAGGAAGACCCAAACCATTCTCAAGGGCTGTGTGACATCCAGCCAATGTAGATACAGCCCCGTCTCTGTGAATTTCGGGAATGGAATGGAAATAACGATGAGCTTCACCTGCTGCATGGGGGACGCCTGCAGAACAAGCGCGGTTACAG gtCACCCCTCCTGGACAGGCTCTGCGGCCTCTGGCACGATGGACCCACCTCTGGAACCCGGGGCCCCCAACGCGACGGATGCGCCCCCGGGGCCCTGGGCCCCCAAAGCGACGGACGTGCCTCCGGGAACCGGGGCCCCCAACGCGACAGACGTGCCTCTGGGAACCGGGGCCCCCAACGCGACGGACGTGCCCCTGGGAACAGGGGCCCCCAATGCGACGGACGTGCCTCCGGGAACAGGGGCCCCCAATGCGACGGACGTGCCTCCGGGAACCGGGGCCCCCAACGCGACGGACGTGCCTCCGGGAACAGGGGCCCCCAATGCGATGGACGTGCCTCCGGGAACCGGGGCCCCCAACGCGACGGACGTGCCTCCGGGAACAGGGGCCCCCAACGCGACGGACGTGCCTCTGGGAACCGGGGCCCCCAACGCGACGGACGTGCCTCCGGGAACAGGGGCCCCCAATGCGACGGATGTGCCTCCGGGAAGAGGGGCCCCCAATGCAACGGACGCGCCTCCGGGAACAGGAGCCCCCAACGCGACGGATGTGCCTCCGGGAACTGGGGCCCCCAACGCGACGGACGTGACACCGGGAACAGGGGCCCCCAACGCGACGGACGTGCCTCTGGGAACAGGGGCCCCCAATGCGACGGACGTGCCTCCGGGAACAGGGGCCCCCAACGCAACGGATGTGACGCCGGGGCCCGGGGCCCCCAACGCGACAAGCCTGGCTCCAGCAGCCACGACCTCCCGTGCGGCAGGGATGACTTCAACGACCACAACCTCCGGCGCGGCGGGCACGGCTCCAGGACCAGCCGGGTTCCTCCTCCCAGCCTTTGCTGGCCTCCTCCTGCTGAAGCTTCTCTCTTAA